The genomic segment tggatggaaggtgaAGGAGTTttcctcggtgtgtgtgtgtgtgcaagtgtcgAAAGCGAGACGCGGTGGTCAACAAAGCCCAAGTCGGCAACTGATTTTTGAGGTCTCGCAGGGCATCAGAGGGACaaccaaattttttttgtcgctCACCGAAAAGTTGTGGTTGCAGCCAATTGGCTAAAATGTTGAACCTTGTTTTTCCCAAAGAAGGAGCCAACATTATCgatgagtacaaaaaaaaaataatcggacTGCTTTCAAGGAGCACAACAGCAATCTGAGAATATTTATTGTAGAGAAACTGAAATGCCAAAAAAGTTATGTGAATGATTCGTCGATCTATCAAAAGTCATGATTGTCAACTAACCGCATTGCATAGCTAGTGCGGAAGATGCAgagacgcattttttttttgcagcttttcGAAACCTCCCATCGTGACTGATTAATCGATCACGACCTTAGTTGTAAGCATTTGGGCAAGAGTTTGAAACGGTTGGCGACACCTAGAGGCCTTGAGTGAAATGGCAGCAGGGTTCAGCGTGCCAGCCCCTTAAGTCGTCAAACTTGAACTTTCCGTCGCAGGCGATTAACTCGTTTAGTGGGGGTcggattttaaaacatttccaaCACCTTTCAGTGTGTACTTTGTGAGctcacttgcacacacacacatgcgcacacacacacacacacacacacacattccagctGCAGAAATTTGAGGTTGCGTATTTAACAGGTAATCCACTTTTACTTGAAACAGGTGCCATCTTGCTGACACATACTTAATGCCGGCTTACTCATACAAGTAATTACATTTTCACAGAGACCtggattacacacacacacacacacacacacacacacaaatacttgTCAGATTGCGGTTGGAAAGCTCCATTGCTCCGTTTCTCGCTCGGCAACCAAAGCAGATTTATTTTGACTCCTTGCCGCTTGCGAAGGACTGTGTTGGTATCAGCAAGTGGGAGGTGAAAGCAGCAAGGGCCGTCCGGATGATAAATGACCGCTTTTcttttgtcacccccccccccccccccccgacatgacctcttttttttgtgtgtgtgtgtgtgtggggtattttatttttttatttcggcTGCTCTGTCCACGCAGGCACAGTCACGCGCCGGCAAACTCTTGCGGACTACTTGCCAGGGTTTATATGTTGCGGCAGACACCTCCATTTATCACCCGTTTATGATGCGCTTCTCTTTTTCTCATCTCCTCCGTCGGACTCGTGAGCGGCAGAAATGAAAAAAGTGTCtctcttctttgtgtgtgtgcttaggGGTGTCGGGCCAGCGTGTGAAAGTGGAGCCCGAGGTCTTGTCGTATCCCGGCCAGACGGTCAACCTGCGCTGTGCCTTCACGGACACCACCGGGATTCAGCTCACCATGGTTGGTTGGGATCTCGATGATCACTTTCTTCAttgcactggtcaacagcaaagagGGGAGATGCTTtgaggtggctttttttttttagggtttcaTCGGTATTGGTTTTTCCCCGATGCATTCCAGTGGGGCGTCAATTAGAGGCCAAATTTGACTGCTGGTGGGCTGATCTGGTGGTCCCCCATTCGATGCAAATTGAGGGGGTCCAACAGTCATACGTCTCTGCACCATCCCGATTGTGTAAAATCTAATTTATAGCGTAGAATGTGACGTTTcattcaaaagaagaaaaaaaaaatccacctgttgctcaaCCTAACCATGAATTCATACATATTATGGTTATGACtatgtaataatataataataaattatttattattaataatgatttattattattaatagtagtaataaaatataaaaaaatattaaaagcagtaataataaattatttattcattcattcattcattcatcttccgagccgcttgatcctcactagggtcacggggggtgctggagcctatcccagctgtcttcgggcagtaggcgggggacaccctgaatcggttgccagccaatcgcagggcacacagaaacgaacgaccatttgcactcacactcacacctagggactatttttggagtgttcaatcagcctgccacgcatgtttttggaatgtgggaggaaaccggagcacccggagaaaacccacgcaggcccggggagaacattcaaactccacacagggaggccggagctggaatcgaacccggtacctctgcactgtgaagcctaaattatttattattaataataatttattattattactgctaCTGTTGTTAAGATAACCGCAAGTGctatagacaaaaacaaggtgccTAAAAGGGATCTTGGAAAGTTAACgtgcatctctgatttaaaaaaaatgtacggtaGTCAAAAAAATAGTGTTTGATTCGGCAAGTACAACatgtttacatatatatatatatatgctatgACCGACTTGTCTGCACAAATTTTCGGGTGTGCTCCCAGTTAAgttttgaaaaccaaaatggcgATTGTACCGTGACCTTCGCAGTTCCCGATTTTCGGCTTCGGATATCTGCTTCCTGCCGTAATTGTATTTCATTGTGCTGATAATTTGTAGAAATTGCTTGGCTCTAGTCACAATTGTCAGTTGCGGGATTGGAGGCCTTATTTTTGCGTCCGGCATTAAATTGTAATCGAACAAATCATGGCTGGCGGAACTAATCCTTAAGGCGAGAGGGCTAATAGGTTTTTATCACATTTGAGCCTTAACGTTTTCCCGCGCCACGCAAACAATGCAGAGATTCAGATTTGCTTGAGGGGGATTGACTATGGTAATGGCAACACTCCTTTAGTTGCATCTCAATGAAGTGAAAAAAGGCTCTGGGAGGCAGCTGAGGCGGGGCTcggacgtggggggggggggggggtgaaagtggTTGGGATGGCGTGCTGCTCCTGAAAATACACATCCATATTCATACAACGCTCCATTTATGCGTTTTCTGTGTTCTCGCTGCACCCGGGTGGAGTTCACAGGAAAATGGCGACGTCTTCTGATGccggtgatttaaaaaaaaaaaaaaaaagtcataataacAATCGACTTTAATAGCATAAATGAAATATTATTTATGAGAAAGAGCAGTATGTCCGGAATaggtcataattttttttttcatgaatttatttGTTACGGGGGCATTTGCAGCACTCATTCCATgtgttgcttcttttttttttttttttttttttttttttaataacaaagaTGGCATCCATGATTGAACAGGTTTATCGTTCTTAATTGGGCCCGACAGACTATTTTTAGAGCAGGTTCGGgaggcccaaaaaaaaacaaacgacaaaacacacacaccgtaCAAAAGACTAATGTCTTCAAGACATCTCGTAATCTTCCCGTTGCTGACTTTGATTGCCAAGTGAGCGAAAATACTCAAATTTGGTGTGTACGAGCGTCACTGAACAAGCGCTCCGCTCACAGGTCACCTGGATCTACGAGCCCAAAGAGGGGGAGCGCATGAACATCGCCGTCTTACACCCGGTCTTCGAACCCAACTACCCCGATTCGCCGCTCAAGGGCAGGGTCAACTTCATGCAGAGCCCCCCGAACATGGACGGCCCCTCCATCCAGATCAGCGACGTCCGCATGACGGACGAGGGCAAATACATCTGCGAGTTCGCTTCCTACCCCAGCGGACACGAGCAGGGAGCCACCCAACTGGTCATGCTCAGTAAGTCTCGAGAGGAATTCTTTACCGTGGGTATCTTGCAATGTTTACGTGCTTCGAAATACACCAGACCACAATTAAGCcttcgggtttaggttttggatCAGGTTGGAACAGTGGACTATCCGAAgtgaagatgatttttttttttggtagcctGCACGTCGCAATTGCCCCAGATAATTGCTGATATGGAACCTCAAATTCCAAAAATTGACTTGACGCGCTCTGGTTAGGTTCAGGTTCGGGACGAGCGTTGGGCTAAGCAGCGCATCGCGCCCGTCGTGGATGTAGCTGAACTCGTGGCTCGGACTGCATTTCCAGACCAAAATTTGCCACTCGGAGCGGATGACCTCAAAGCCTTTAAAGTCAAATGGAAACCGAGAACCTTCTCGATAACCGCGAGAAGCAAAAATTGGTGACTTAAGTTTGGGATGTCAGTCCTCCACATCAAAACGAATCTGTCCTGGCAGACTTTATCGTATTTTATTGGATATTTTATTCCAATGCGGAGAGGATAGATCTGCCCACCAATTTGCATTCAGAGGGtggccatttttaaaatgggcAGCATCTCGCGTGGCCAATAAATACAGTTTATGAAGTCATCTCTTTGAGTGCATCTCTGCGGGCCTTGTCAAATTATTGCATGACAGTGAAGTCATGCCGAGCTAGCAAAACGgagtgcagctttttttttttcttcttcttcctcgtcATTTGTGACTGGCCAGTTTTCTGGAATCTTGAACTGTAGGACCAACcgcagcaccaaaaaaaaaaaaagcatcctcaCATACCAGAAAAGTTCAGTGGGTGAGGTTTGCCGTTTAATCATAGCCTCAAGGGACTCGAGTCAATTTTTGGATTTTGGGATCACTTAAAAAAAGCGACCGCACTGAAACATATTTGTGGCCAAAGCTCGGGATGACATAATATCAAAGCGACTTTCCAAAAAGGACGGCATGATTGAACTGTGACATTTTCTAGCCGAAAGGTTAAACGTAAAGACTCGCTCaacggaatgtttttttttttttcttcactgctATTGATCAGTGACGGATCGACGTGACACCTTTCTCTGCGTTCTGCTGTAGGAAAGATTAAAAGCCGTCACGGTCAAAACGCTTTGTCTGCAATTGCATGCAGTATGCGATGCATCCTCTGGAGCGGTTTGCAGAGGCATACGACCACGGGGCTGCGATTGTAGTCCAGTGTGTCTGCGTCGTGAAGAAATGCAACGTCTTTATCCTTTTTTCTAATCTGTGTGGCCTCCACTAAGGATGGGCGAAATAATCGAGTGATTAAGTGTGATGAATTTTGGTGGAATGAAGTGAAACAATCGAGGCAACAGCGAAAGGGTACTTTGACGCATAACGCCGGGCTGACCTGCGAGAAAATCCAGACGCAAATTGAATTGATTCCTTGACCTTTCCCCATTTCAAACGATTGGAAATGCCATTTATCCATTCCCGCCTACTGAGAATTGTACATGTAATGCTGTAATTAGGTGatattttacttgatgaaaacaTGACTGAATGTCAAGAATTGGAACGGCTTTTGCCGTAGTGAGCTTGAAGCGAGCAAAACTAACTAGGTGGTCGTTgtcgtttcatttattttgggttTAACAGTAAACTTGAAAGATTAAATCACATCATTTGTATCTCAtgtggcctttttttccccggttgcagacagattttttttttttaagctctatcaacattttgtgatttttttttttaaagctctttcaacattttgggatttttttcttaaagctctttcaacattttgggatttttttttaaagctctttcaacatttggggattttttttaaaagctctttcaacatttggggattttttttaaaagctctttcaacattttgggattttttttttttaaagctctttcaacattttgggattttttttttaaagctctttcaacattttgggatttttttaaagctctttcaacattttgggattttttttttaagctctttcaacattttgggttttttttttgtaaagctctttcaacattttggggttttttttaaagctctttcaacattttggggttttttttgtaaagctctttcaacattttggttttttttttaaagctctttcaacattttgggattgtttttaaagctctttcaacattttgggattttttttaaagctctttcaacattttgggatttttttttaagctctttcaacattttgggattttttttaaaagctctttcaacattttgggatttttttaaaaagctctttcaacatttttggttttttttttgtaaagctctttcaacattttgggatttttttttaaagctctttcaacattttgggattttttttaaaagctctttcaacattttgggatttttttttaaaagctctttcaacattttggggttttttttgtaaagctctttcaacattttgggtttttttttaaagctctttcaacattttgggattgtttttaaagctctttcaacattttgggattttttttaaagctctttcaacattttgggatttttttttaagctctttcaacattttgggattttttttaaaagctctttcaacattttgggatttttttaaaaagctctttcaacatttttggttttttttttgtaaagctctttcaacattttgggattttttttaagctctttcaacattttgggattttttttaaaagctctttcaacattttgggatttttttaaaaagctctttcaacattttgggattttttttaaaagctctttcaacattttgggatttttttttttaaagctctttcaacatttggggattttttttaaagctctttcaacattttgggattgtttttaaagctctttcaacattttgggttgcagaCCCCTGACCTACAACAtgtagttagatttttttttggggggggggggttgttttgttttttggcgcaCTGGCGTGGTGGTTTAACCGACCTAATTGATCTCAGTGGGAAATTCAGTTTTGAAAGCGTTACTGTTGAAAAGTTCAGCAATTCAACAGgggatttcttcttctttcttccccAGCCAAGCCCCAGAATTCTGCCTCCCCCTTAACGGTGGAAGCGGGCCCCAAGCCCATGGTGGTGGCACGCTGCGAGTCCCTCAACGGCCGCCCGGCCGCGCAGATCCGCTGGGTGACGACGGCCAACGGCAACGCCACTACGTCGTCCAAGGCGAACCAGGACAACACGGTGTCGGTCACCAGCGAATACCGCCTAGCTCCCGCGGCGGCAGACAACGGCAAAGATATCAGCTGCCTGGTGTCGCACCGGACGCAGACCTCGCCGGAGAGCTTCCAGATGAAACTCAAAGTTTTATGTAAGACTCCCGGAGTCATTTATCGGTTCGTTTTTCCTCCACTCAAAGCTTGAAGTTCATTCATTTGTTGCAatgtgcttttttccccctctttcctTTCCTTAGACGCCCCTCAGGTGTCAATCGTGGGTTATGACAATAATTGGTACGTGGGCCGTACAAATGTGCTGCTGACCTGCCAGGCCAGCGGCAATCCGGTCCCGACGACGGTGCTGTGGAAGTCGTGAGTACCGCCACGTGGCCTCCTCTTTGTTCGCCCCTCTTTGCAAGCGTCATCTTCAAGCCCGCAATCACGCGGGCGACGAGCCGTCATcagcacttttttctttttttttaatatgaccgCCGCAGCGCCGTGTTGCGCCGATGGAAATAGCCACTTAATTTTTCATAATGGACTCTGACTCGGAGTTTAGCCCTTTGTGAATGAGAAACACAATACGTCTGGCGCTGGTCCTCCACTCGCATTTTTAATCCGTTACCGTGGGCCGACTGTGCCttggtttgaaaaaacaaaaagagggagagagaaaatcAGATCCTGCTGCTAGATCATATTTTTATATTGGATGTTGAGGGAGGCAGGAAAAAATGTTTTCGCTGATAAATAAGATTAGCCGACTCGGATGTACGTTGCGCAGATGAAAATCTGTGCCGAGTGTTCTCGCATCTAGGCAGTTCTGATTTTGTGCCGACTGTCGGTCCGACTGTCTACTTGTGCAGTCATTTTCAGCGGTCCTTAGACAGAACATCTTTGTGTTTGCCTTTCAAATTATTCTAAGGTACGCACAATACAATGGGCACCGATTCTGCTCATTGTTTCCCAAATTAGAAGCCGATGTTTGCAGGTTTTTCCACAAAAGAAGAATATTTCAATCGGTATATTTCAAGGAGAAAAGCCGGTGATCAAATTGGACAATTTCAGGTTCAACAATGGCTCCAAACAATTATTCCACAAGCAAAATAGTTGTCAAGTAATTTAATGATTAGTGAGTTGTCGacgagtgaatttttttttatttccgagTTCTGTATTTCTATGATGGAGCCAATCGCTTGGCAAAGATTTGTTTTCACGCGCTTCCGTTTGTAATCTGGGATTTGTTGTTGAACACTGTcatgctgtgaaggcgagcttTTTCCCTCCAAATCGTGCAAAATGACTGAgcgctgttgtgaaaacgcAGCCTAATGCAGCCATCTCCCTCCAGTATGACGGGACAGATGCCCGACACGGTGCAAATCAAAGACAACCAGCTGAAGGTGCTCAAGGTGGACGAGGCGGTCAACACCACTTTTGTCTGCGAGGTCAAGAACCGTGTCGGGACCGGCAGGGACCAGGTCACGGCCTTGGTCAGAGGTCAGTCAAACACACTCGCTCGCTTCAGCGGACCGAAGCGCGACGTACTTAggccgaaggaaaaaaaacaaacaaaaacgtgtGGATTGTCTCTGGAGGCAATTGTTGATGATGAAGCTATGATGCGCTCTTCCAAGCAGTTCTTTTCATCATCTTCAATTCAGCAATACTGCATTGGTGGTGTCGGAACAAGTCAAACCACGTCCCCCGTTGCACAGATGAAATCaccttaaaaacacacacacatacacacacaaaaacacacacttcaTCAAATTTTTATCACACAGCTAACACATTCCAAGTGTAGTCGTCTTTTATTCTATCCTCaggggaaaacacacacacacactttcttgtatttaaagGTTCAAAGGCCCAGCTGCTCTCTCCATGgcttgtgtaaatgtgtgtgtgtgtgtgtgacctctCCTCCTGTGTCCTACTTTTAATTGATGACGCTGCCTCCATGACGAGCGCTTCATCACGTACGGCTTTTTCCTCCCGCGAACGTTTCTACGCCAAacgtttgcttttgcttttgcgctatttgtttgatttttttttttttaatgagccgcCGAAACTGAACTTCACCCTGTGAACGccatgatcaaaaaaaaaaaaaagtgggtggaAATAGAAAGGACGAAGCTTCTCTGGATGTTCGGTGATTACAGGAGAGACTTGTGTAAAGGCAGCGAGGCCGCAATCGTCGTTGGTTTCGCTCGGTTGGAAAATGACGTTTGCTTCTAGTGGGCTTTAATGGTGCCTCGGGTGTCGTCGTTAGTCCTTTGATTGTTGAGAATGACCTCTTTTTGTGTAAAACGAATGCTTCTTGTTGCATCCTGCTGGATTCGGTCTCGACTCGTTTGTCGGTTAAAGATGAACGTCAACTATGGCTTGAATCTGTGGCTCAGCGGACATACCCGCCGAATTTGAGAGTGGAGACAAGGGCTTGGTTTTTCTTTCATGGTTTTGAAGAATTttaaatactttatttattcatttattcattcattcattcatcttccgtaccgcttgatcctcactagggtcgcggggggtgctggagcctatcccagctgtctccgggcagtaggcgggggacaccctgaatcggtcgccagccaatcgcagggcacacacagacgaacaaccattcgcactcacactcacacctagggacaatttagagcgtccaatcagcctgccatgcatatttttggaatgtgggaggaaaccggagcacccggagaaaacccacgcaggcccggggagaacatgcaaactccacacagggaggccggagctggaatcgaacccggtacctctgcactgtgaagcccacgtgctaaccactggactaccgggccgccctatttatttatttatttatttttaattcttttgaAAATCATCTGTGGTGTGTCAACTCAAGGGGACATTAAAATCCACAATCGCACGCTCCAGCTGATCCTTAGCCATTTTAATTCTGACCCTCGGTGTCATTCATGCCTATATTTTCCCCCGTAATGcaaaaatattataatatatatatatatatataagttatTTT from the Hippocampus zosterae strain Florida chromosome 5, ASM2543408v3, whole genome shotgun sequence genome contains:
- the si:ch73-22o12.1 gene encoding nectin-2 isoform X1; translation: MAGQDCVQVLLLLLASTLLPHGVSGQRVKVEPEVLSYPGQTVNLRCAFTDTTGIQLTMVTWIYEPKEGERMNIAVLHPVFEPNYPDSPLKGRVNFMQSPPNMDGPSIQISDVRMTDEGKYICEFASYPSGHEQGATQLVMLTKPQNSASPLTVEAGPKPMVVARCESLNGRPAAQIRWVTTANGNATTSSKANQDNTVSVTSEYRLAPAAADNGKDISCLVSHRTQTSPESFQMKLKVLYAPQVSIVGYDNNWYVGRTNVLLTCQASGNPVPTTVLWKSMTGQMPDTVQIKDNQLKVLKVDEAVNTTFVCEVKNRVGTGRDQVTALVREPSVNPSNAGVVAGAVIGSLLALLLVAALVAVLVTRSRRQQQGYRANGGGGGDLKARIFGGGKKASKNGTGGGGGVGNNNGPIYNASSHQGEKNNHGPLSVGGRAEAPAGTPTAQDILLSGELDDAERRKFDELEEEERYDHFAGGAAPILQLRPPDQQDEMIGDYLDDDMESQRDGSVISRTAVYV
- the si:ch73-22o12.1 gene encoding nectin-2 isoform X2 translates to MAGQDCVQVLLLLLASTLLPHGVSGQRVKVEPEVLSYPGQTVNLRCAFTDTTGIQLTMVTWIYEPKEGERMNIAVLHPVFEPNYPDSPLKGRVNFMQSPPNMDGPSIQISDVRMTDEGKYICEFASYPSGHEQGATQLVMLTKPQNSASPLTVEAGPKPMVVARCESLNGRPAAQIRWVTTANGNATTSSKANQDNTVSVTSEYRLAPAAADNGKDISCLVSHRTQTSPESFQMKLKVLYAPQVSIVGYDNNWYVGRTNVLLTCQASGNPVPTTVLWKSMTGQMPDTVQIKDNQLKVLKVDEAVNTTFVCEVKNRVGTGRDQVTALVRGTRLPEKGATTGSIIGAIIGVILIVAIIGTAVAMYRKHRAGKLNGDGPPKHKPPPPKKKNNTAIRPVTTNNAPAAEERLLHEQYYRTQDAEPVTDLDASNDNEVDDNGGDEGGRVLYYAAAPSGWDDPGNGEAPPFYERSRNESQEYRQDADVSRGDSFVSPAMFV